The Cyclobacterium amurskyense genome contains the following window.
AGTAATAAGCCCCTTTTCATGCAACCAAGCAACCGCCCTATTTTCATCATCCATAAAACTTTCCCAATTACTGGGAAAAATCCATTTAACAACTTCCGTGGGACAGAAAGACATTTCTTTTTTTCGTTTGGCCATTTCCATTGTTGCCAATACTAAGATACCCTTATCGAGATAGTT
Protein-coding sequences here:
- a CDS encoding DUF3253 domain-containing protein; translation: MNYLDKGILVLATMEMAKRKKEMSFCPTEVVKWIFPSNWESFMDDENRAVAWLHEKGLITLENEGITPHLGNTDGVIKIKLGKIS